The Streptomyces laurentii genome contains a region encoding:
- a CDS encoding orn/DAP/arg decarboxylase 2 (Orn/DAP/Arg decarboxylase 2 [Streptomyces violaceusniger Tu4113];~PFAM: Orn/DAP/Arg decarboxylase 2; KEGG: sma:SAV_3497 lysine/ornithine decarboxylase;~Type III Pyridoxal 5-phosphate (PLP)-Dependent Enzymes; cl00261;~identified by MetaGeneAnnotator; putative;~pyridoxal 5'-phosphate (PLP) binding site [chemical binding]) has translation MATSLGTTSPNRREHARDRAVRAAVAQGLLSAEEPVAALLDTAGIRASAAALTSAFAAVTDAPVLHAFAVKAAPLVPVLRLLYEAGLGAEVASPGELALARAAGVPPSRTVLDSPAKTHAELRQALGLGIAVNADNLQELARLDGLLPSAAGAPPVGLRVNPQVGAGAIGAMSTATATSKFGVALRDDGAREAVVQAYLDRPWLTRLHTHTGSQGVPLPLMAEGVRAAYALAEEINDRAGRRQIDTLDIGGGLPVNFASDEDTPTYAAYAGLLAATVPGLFDGRYALVTEFGRSLLAKHGTVLARVEYTKTSGGRPIAVTHAGVQLAVRTVYAPGSWPLRILAYDAEGRPRAGEPAVVQDVAGPACFAGDLLATGRALPPLRPGDVVAVPDTGAYYFAHHYAYNSLPRPAVYGFTRAAEGGTVFSLVRRAQTLDEIVAESGGGRPDALTA, from the coding sequence ATGGCCACCTCCCTCGGAACGACCTCGCCGAACCGCCGGGAACACGCTCGCGACCGCGCCGTGCGCGCCGCCGTCGCCCAAGGACTCCTCTCCGCCGAGGAGCCCGTCGCCGCCCTCCTCGACACGGCCGGCATCCGCGCCTCCGCCGCCGCCCTGACCAGCGCCTTCGCCGCCGTCACCGACGCCCCCGTCCTGCACGCCTTCGCCGTGAAGGCCGCCCCGCTCGTGCCCGTCCTGCGCCTGCTGTACGAGGCGGGCCTGGGCGCCGAGGTCGCGAGCCCCGGCGAACTGGCCCTGGCCCGGGCGGCCGGGGTGCCCCCGTCCCGTACCGTCCTCGACTCCCCCGCCAAGACCCACGCCGAGCTGCGCCAGGCCCTCGGCCTCGGCATCGCGGTCAACGCCGACAACCTCCAGGAACTGGCCCGGCTCGACGGCCTGCTCCCGTCCGCCGCCGGCGCCCCGCCCGTCGGACTCCGGGTGAACCCACAGGTCGGAGCCGGTGCGATCGGCGCGATGTCGACCGCCACCGCCACCTCCAAGTTCGGTGTCGCGCTGCGCGACGACGGCGCCCGCGAGGCCGTCGTCCAGGCGTATCTGGACCGCCCCTGGCTCACCCGGCTGCACACCCACACCGGCTCCCAGGGCGTCCCGCTCCCCCTCATGGCCGAGGGCGTCCGGGCGGCCTACGCGCTCGCCGAGGAGATCAACGACCGGGCCGGGCGCCGGCAGATCGACACCCTCGACATCGGCGGCGGCCTCCCGGTGAACTTCGCCTCCGACGAGGACACCCCGACCTACGCCGCGTACGCCGGGCTGCTCGCCGCCACCGTCCCCGGTCTGTTCGACGGGCGCTACGCGCTGGTCACCGAGTTCGGCCGGTCGCTGCTCGCCAAGCACGGCACCGTGCTGGCCCGGGTCGAGTACACGAAGACCTCCGGCGGCCGCCCCATCGCCGTCACCCACGCGGGCGTCCAGCTCGCCGTCCGCACCGTCTACGCCCCCGGCTCCTGGCCGCTGCGGATCCTCGCCTACGACGCGGAGGGCCGGCCCCGCGCGGGCGAGCCGGCGGTCGTCCAGGACGTGGCCGGACCCGCCTGCTTCGCCGGGGACCTGCTGGCCACCGGGCGCGCGCTGCCGCCGCTGCGGCCGGGCGACGTGGTGGCGGTGCCGGACACCGGCGCGTACTACTTCGCCCACCACTACGCGTACAACAGCCTGCCCCGGCCCGCCGTGTACGGATTCACCCGGGCGGCCGAGGGCGGCACGGTCTTCAGCCTGGTCCGCCGGGCCCAGACCCTCGACGAGATCGTGGCGGAATCGGGCGGCGGCCGGCCGGACGCGCTGACGGCATGA
- a CDS encoding hypothetical protein (identified by MetaGeneAnnotator; putative;~sequence version:1), whose translation MVVERKVAASPGRVWLMITDLPGLPRLLSAVDRVEVLTQGGFAVGTRWRETRRTLGRQATEELTVTICEPAERYVTVADSGGMHYACELALAPDGPLARATATTLRLTYTARPGYDRAPTPLTRLLGRLGTRVMARSLARDLEEIARAVETRG comes from the coding sequence GTGGTCGTGGAACGGAAGGTGGCCGCCTCGCCCGGGCGTGTCTGGCTGATGATCACCGACCTGCCCGGACTGCCCCGGCTGCTGTCCGCCGTCGACCGGGTCGAGGTGCTGACCCAGGGCGGCTTCGCGGTCGGCACCCGCTGGCGCGAGACCCGGCGGACGCTGGGCCGGCAGGCCACCGAGGAGCTGACGGTGACGATCTGCGAACCGGCCGAGCGATACGTCACGGTGGCCGACTCGGGCGGCATGCACTACGCGTGCGAGCTCGCCCTCGCGCCCGACGGGCCGCTCGCCCGCGCCACCGCGACCACCCTGCGCCTCACGTACACCGCCCGCCCCGGCTACGACCGCGCCCCGACGCCGCTCACCCGGCTGCTCGGGCGGCTCGGGACGCGGGTGATGGCGCGCTCGCTCGCGCGAGACCTGGAGGAGATCGCGCGGGCGGTGGAGACCCGGGGCTGA
- a CDS encoding hypothetical protein (Hypothetical protein XNR_1978 [Streptomyces albus J1074];~identified by MetaGeneAnnotator; putative) has protein sequence MSLPGARGAWLVDWTSGLALGSAGESPVGDHETTAAESAELARAAAEFESPAGTGDGALPPEAGAPPVEDLIVSTRVGYHVIRFVETDFDSSVFLHLWLDRSTGNLALARIRLGDLAERLVLG, from the coding sequence ATGAGCCTGCCGGGGGCGCGCGGGGCCTGGCTGGTCGACTGGACCAGTGGTCTGGCCCTCGGGTCGGCGGGCGAATCCCCGGTCGGCGACCACGAGACGACCGCCGCCGAGAGCGCCGAATTGGCCCGCGCGGCGGCCGAGTTCGAGTCACCGGCGGGAACGGGCGACGGCGCGTTACCACCCGAGGCCGGCGCCCCGCCGGTCGAGGACCTGATCGTCAGCACCCGCGTCGGGTACCACGTGATCCGCTTCGTCGAGACCGACTTCGACAGCAGTGTCTTCCTGCATCTCTGGCTGGACCGCTCCACCGGCAACCTCGCACTCGCCCGCATCCGGCTGGGCGACCTCGCCGAGAGGCTGGTCCTCGGATGA
- a CDS encoding hypothetical protein (Domain of unknown function (DUF4388); pfam14332;~Hypothetical protein XNR_1979 [Streptomyces albus J1074];~identified by MetaGeneAnnotator; putative), producing MLLRLTAEKATGALLRDHGTLYLVDGRVVHAESPSSPGVDVLLAAAGRLPREGWDDAVNQAGARGTVGRFLVDSGRLHDGELEICHLEAVFDAAFFALGPASGPTRFRYGAAHWFGAVRPVATEAVERETLRRRDLLDSVWPYPAVDTAPVVPRPVAPGQPVGTRHRALLAAADGVRTPADIARVLGRPAFHTLLDVRRLAAAGLVETPHEAAPPAPPPVPAWVGEVATPDPDVALLRRLRDALEAAL from the coding sequence ATGCTGCTGCGGCTCACCGCCGAGAAGGCCACCGGCGCCCTGTTGCGCGACCACGGCACCCTCTACCTCGTCGACGGCCGCGTCGTGCACGCCGAAAGCCCCAGCTCCCCCGGCGTCGACGTCCTCCTCGCCGCCGCCGGCCGGCTGCCCCGCGAAGGCTGGGACGACGCCGTGAACCAGGCGGGCGCGCGCGGCACCGTCGGCCGCTTCCTCGTCGACAGCGGCCGGCTGCACGACGGGGAACTGGAGATCTGCCACCTGGAGGCCGTCTTCGACGCCGCGTTCTTCGCCCTCGGACCCGCGAGCGGCCCGACCCGCTTCCGGTACGGGGCGGCGCACTGGTTCGGCGCGGTGCGCCCGGTCGCCACCGAGGCCGTGGAACGCGAGACGCTGCGCCGCCGCGACCTCCTCGACAGCGTCTGGCCGTACCCCGCCGTCGACACCGCGCCCGTGGTCCCCCGCCCCGTCGCCCCCGGCCAGCCCGTCGGCACCCGGCACCGGGCCCTGCTCGCGGCGGCCGACGGCGTACGGACCCCGGCGGACATCGCCCGGGTGCTCGGGCGGCCCGCGTTCCACACGCTGCTGGACGTACGACGGCTCGCCGCGGCCGGTCTGGTGGAAACCCCTCACGAAGCGGCGCCCCCCGCCCCGCCCCCGGTGCCCGCCTGGGTCGGCGAGGTCGCCACCCCCGACCCCGACGTCGCCTTGCTCCGCCGGCTCCGTGACGCCCTGGAGGCAGCCCTGTGA
- a CDS encoding roadblock/LC7 domain protein (Roadblock/LC7 domain; cl00886;~identified by MetaGeneAnnotator; putative;~roadblock/LC7 domain protein [Streptomyces himastatinicus ATCC53653]), with amino-acid sequence MRRALRLRAERRQMMTAEAEVLGELRRLRARLPQLTGALAASIDGLVLARDAVDAEAESVAALTAAALGVGQRLADTTGQGGFKELLVRGENGYVATYAAGGSAVLTLLAEPRINVGRLHLEARRSSARIAELVDGALERRDLN; translated from the coding sequence ATGAGGCGTGCCCTGCGCCTGCGCGCCGAGAGGAGACAAATGATGACTGCGGAGGCCGAGGTGCTCGGCGAGCTGAGACGGCTGCGGGCCCGGCTGCCCCAGCTCACCGGGGCCCTGGCGGCCAGCATCGACGGACTGGTGCTCGCCCGGGACGCCGTCGACGCCGAGGCGGAGAGCGTGGCCGCGCTGACCGCCGCCGCGCTGGGCGTCGGGCAGCGGCTCGCGGACACCACCGGACAGGGCGGCTTCAAGGAGCTGCTCGTCCGGGGCGAGAACGGCTACGTGGCGACGTACGCGGCGGGCGGCTCGGCCGTCCTGACGCTGCTCGCCGAACCCCGGATCAACGTCGGCCGGCTCCACCTGGAGGCCCGCCGGTCCAGCGCCCGCATCGCCGAGCTGGTGGACGGCGCGCTGGAACGCAGAGACCTGAACTGA
- a CDS encoding hypothetical protein (Hypothetical protein XNR_1981 [Streptomyces albus J1074];~identified by MetaGeneAnnotator; putative): MANTETSLKEAAQIEGAIGAALVDYTSGMALGTIGGGKDLDLNVAAAGNTDVVRAKVRAMEMLGLSDEIEDILITLGSQYHLLRLLKTRGANGLFLYLALDKGRANLAMARHQLKKIESELEI; the protein is encoded by the coding sequence ATGGCGAACACCGAGACCTCCCTCAAGGAAGCCGCCCAGATCGAAGGCGCGATCGGCGCGGCGCTCGTCGACTACACGAGCGGCATGGCCCTCGGCACGATAGGCGGCGGCAAGGACCTCGACCTGAACGTCGCGGCGGCCGGCAACACGGACGTCGTCCGGGCGAAGGTCCGCGCGATGGAGATGCTGGGGCTCAGCGACGAGATCGAGGACATCCTCATCACCTTGGGCAGCCAGTACCACCTGCTCCGGCTGCTCAAGACCCGCGGCGCGAACGGTCTCTTCCTGTACCTGGCGCTGGACAAGGGCCGGGCGAACCTGGCGATGGCCCGCCACCAGCTGAAGAAGATCGAGAGCGAGCTGGAGATCTGA
- a CDS encoding hypothetical protein (Helix-turn-helix domain, rpiR family; pfam01418;~SIS domain. SIS (Sugar ISomerase) domains are foundin many phosphosugar isomerases and phosphosugar binding proteins. SIS domains are also foundin proteins that regulate the expression of genes involved in synthesis of phosphosugars; cl00389;~Transcriptional regulators [Transcription]; COG1737;~identified by MetaGeneAnnotator; putative;~transcriptional regulator [Streptomyces albus J1074]), with the protein MNDSPAGRLQTLFEGHRLTPTQRRIAHCMVRRAADVPFLSSVELADLAGVSQPSVTRFAVALGFDGYPALRRHLRESVPAAPEETVGHNEYQQAVLGEIENLRHLADLLADPAPVVRAGRLLAASRPLPVLGLRAASSQARGFAYFAGKVHPDVRLLDEGGSMLEDRIDAVVRAGASTLLCFALPRHPREVVDALAYARTSGLTVVTVAESAFAPVAAHSDLLIPAPVGTGLAFDTACAPMLLGRVLLEAMADELPDAQARLEEFDTRAATRGLFVD; encoded by the coding sequence ATGAACGACAGTCCCGCTGGACGGCTGCAGACGCTGTTCGAAGGGCACCGGCTCACGCCGACACAGCGGCGGATCGCGCACTGCATGGTGCGGCGGGCCGCCGACGTGCCGTTCCTGTCCAGTGTGGAGCTGGCCGACCTGGCCGGGGTGAGCCAGCCGTCCGTCACCCGTTTCGCGGTCGCGCTCGGCTTCGACGGCTATCCGGCGCTGCGCCGGCATCTGCGCGAGAGCGTGCCCGCGGCCCCCGAGGAGACCGTCGGCCACAACGAGTACCAGCAGGCCGTGCTCGGCGAGATCGAGAACCTGAGGCACCTCGCCGACCTCCTCGCCGACCCCGCGCCCGTCGTACGGGCCGGCCGGCTGCTCGCCGCCTCCCGCCCGCTGCCGGTGCTCGGTCTGCGGGCCGCCTCCTCGCAGGCGCGCGGCTTCGCGTACTTCGCGGGCAAGGTCCACCCCGACGTACGGCTGCTCGACGAGGGCGGCTCGATGCTGGAGGACCGGATCGACGCGGTCGTCCGCGCCGGGGCGTCGACGCTCCTGTGCTTCGCGCTGCCGCGCCATCCGCGCGAGGTCGTCGACGCGCTGGCATATGCCCGTACGTCCGGGCTCACCGTGGTGACGGTCGCCGAGTCCGCCTTCGCCCCCGTCGCCGCCCACAGCGACCTGCTCATCCCGGCCCCCGTCGGCACCGGCCTCGCCTTCGACACGGCCTGCGCGCCGATGCTGCTGGGCCGGGTGCTCCTGGAGGCGATGGCGGACGAGTTGCCGGACGCGCAGGCGCGCCTGGAGGAGTTCGACACGCGCGCGGCGACGCGCGGTCTGTTCGTCGACTGA
- a CDS encoding cystathionine beta-synthase (CBS_like: This subgroup includes Cystathionine beta-synthase (CBS) and Cysteine synthase. CBS isa unique heme-containing enzyme that catalyzes a pyridoxal 5'-phosphate (PLP)-dependent condensation of serine and homocysteine to give cystathionine; cd01561;~This cd contains two tandem repeats of the cystathionine beta-synthase (CBS pair) domains associated with the pyridoxal-phosphate (PALP) dependent enzyme domain upstream. The vitamin B6 complex comprises pyridoxine, pyridoxal, and pyridoxamine, as well...; cd04609;~catalytic residue [active];~cystathionine beta-synthase [Amycolatopsis mediterranei U32];~cystathionine beta-synthase; TIGR01137;~dimer interface [polypeptide binding];~identified by MetaGeneAnnotator; putative;~pyridoxal 5'-phosphate binding site [chemical binding]) produces MQFHDSMISLVGNTPLVKLNNVTAGIQATVLAKVEYFNPGGSVKDRIAVRMIEAAEESGALQPGGTIVEPTSGNTGVGLAIVAQQKGYKCIFVCPDKVSTDKINVLRAYGAEVVVCPTAVDPEHPDSYYNVSDRLVRETPGAWKPDQYSNPNNPRSHYETTGPELWEQTEGKITHFVAGVGTGGTITGTGRYLKEASEGGVEVIGADPEGSVYSGGSGRPYLIEGVGEDFWPTAYDRTVTDRIVAVSDKDAFQMTRRLAKEEGLLVGGSCGMAVVAALEVAKELGPDDVVVVLLPDSGRGYLSKIFNDEWMADYGFLEDTTSATVADVLGHKTHGLPSLVHMHPDETVGQAIEVLREYGVSQMPIVKPGAGHPDVMAAEVVGSVVERELLSSLFNQKASLEDPLGDHMSAPLPQVGSGEPVADLMAVLGDADAAIVLVEGKPTDVVSRQDLLAFLAANPGVK; encoded by the coding sequence GTGCAATTCCACGATTCGATGATCAGCCTCGTCGGCAACACCCCGCTGGTGAAGCTCAACAACGTGACCGCCGGCATCCAGGCGACCGTCCTGGCCAAGGTGGAGTACTTCAACCCCGGTGGCTCGGTCAAGGACCGCATCGCGGTCCGCATGATCGAGGCCGCCGAGGAGAGCGGTGCTCTCCAGCCGGGTGGCACCATCGTCGAGCCCACCTCCGGCAACACCGGAGTCGGCCTGGCGATCGTGGCCCAGCAGAAGGGCTACAAGTGCATCTTCGTCTGCCCGGACAAGGTCTCGACGGACAAGATCAACGTCCTGCGCGCGTACGGCGCCGAGGTCGTGGTCTGCCCGACCGCGGTCGACCCGGAGCACCCGGACTCGTACTACAACGTCTCCGACCGTCTGGTCCGTGAGACGCCCGGTGCCTGGAAGCCCGACCAGTACTCGAACCCGAACAACCCGCGCTCGCACTACGAGACCACCGGTCCCGAGCTGTGGGAGCAGACGGAGGGGAAGATCACCCACTTCGTCGCGGGCGTCGGCACCGGCGGCACCATCACCGGCACCGGCCGCTACCTCAAGGAGGCCAGCGAGGGTGGGGTCGAGGTCATCGGCGCCGACCCGGAGGGCTCGGTCTACTCCGGCGGCTCCGGCCGTCCGTACCTGATCGAGGGCGTCGGCGAGGACTTCTGGCCGACCGCGTACGACCGGACCGTCACGGACCGGATCGTCGCCGTGTCCGACAAGGACGCCTTCCAGATGACCCGCCGCCTCGCCAAGGAGGAGGGCCTGCTCGTCGGCGGTTCCTGCGGCATGGCGGTCGTCGCCGCCCTTGAGGTCGCCAAGGAGCTGGGCCCGGACGACGTGGTCGTCGTGCTGCTTCCGGACTCGGGCCGCGGGTACCTTTCGAAGATCTTCAACGACGAGTGGATGGCCGACTACGGCTTCCTGGAGGACACCACCTCCGCCACCGTCGCGGACGTGCTCGGCCACAAGACGCACGGTCTGCCCTCGCTCGTCCACATGCACCCGGACGAGACCGTCGGCCAGGCCATCGAGGTGCTGCGCGAGTACGGCGTCTCCCAGATGCCGATCGTGAAGCCGGGCGCCGGTCACCCCGACGTCATGGCCGCCGAGGTCGTCGGCTCGGTCGTCGAGCGCGAGCTGCTCAGCTCCCTGTTCAACCAGAAGGCGTCCCTGGAGGACCCGCTGGGCGACCACATGTCCGCGCCGCTGCCGCAGGTCGGCTCGGGCGAGCCGGTCGCCGACCTGATGGCGGTGCTCGGCGACGCGGACGCGGCGATCGTCCTCGTCGAGGGCAAGCCGACCGACGTGGTCAGCCGCCAGGACCTGCTGGCCTTCCTGGCCGCGAACCCCGGCGTGAAGTAA
- a CDS encoding hypothetical protein (SGNH_hydrolase subfamily, FeeA, FeeB and similar esterases/lipases. FeeA and FeeB are part of a biosynthetic gene cluster and may participate in the biosynthesis of long-chain N-acyltyrosines by providing saturated and unsaturated fatty acids, which it...; cd01836;~Secreted protein [Streptomyces fulvissimus DSM40593];~UniProt-pubmed:11572948; UniProt-pubmed:20624727; UniProt-pubmed:20064060; UniProt-pubmed:21463507; UniProt-pubmed:18375553; UniProt-pubmed:20581206; UniProt-pubmed:21551298;~catalytic triad [active];~identified by MetaGeneAnnotator; putative;~oxyanion hole [active]): MARRIAAGAAYGGGGIGLLGVAAVGVLLAEAALARRSVGTGVAPLPPGPDGRYGQAYDEEPPLRLALLGDSTSAGQGVRRTGQTPGALLSSGLAAVAERPVDLRVVALPGARSDDLERQVSLLLAGPHGAPDVCVIMIGANDVTHRVPATESVRCLAAAVRRLRAAGSEVVVGTCPDLGTIEPVYQPLRWLARRASRQLAAAQTIVVVEHGGRTVSLGDLLGPEFAANPREMFGVDNFHPSAEGYATAAMAVLPTVCAALGIWPEPERIEPARRENLLPVAQAAAEAASEAGTEVAGTEVATARAPWALLKHRRRRRLPLPNGIGNGHGKGNGNGNGSGHGNEKGRGSGKRKGAGNGNTAKRSPGSEGSDGPGKPGAAGGSSGEREEPLSQDT, translated from the coding sequence GTGGCACGGCGGATCGCGGCGGGCGCGGCGTACGGCGGCGGGGGCATCGGGCTGCTCGGAGTGGCCGCGGTGGGCGTGCTGCTCGCCGAGGCGGCGCTGGCCCGGCGGTCGGTCGGGACCGGCGTGGCGCCGCTGCCACCGGGGCCGGACGGACGCTACGGGCAGGCATATGACGAGGAGCCCCCGCTGCGGCTGGCCCTTCTGGGTGATTCCACCTCGGCCGGCCAGGGCGTGCGGCGCACCGGGCAGACCCCGGGAGCGCTGCTCTCCTCGGGCCTGGCGGCGGTGGCCGAGCGGCCGGTGGACCTGCGGGTCGTGGCCCTGCCCGGGGCGCGCTCGGACGATCTGGAACGGCAGGTGTCGCTGCTGCTCGCCGGGCCGCACGGGGCGCCCGACGTGTGCGTGATCATGATCGGCGCCAACGACGTCACCCACCGGGTACCCGCCACCGAGTCGGTGCGCTGCCTGGCGGCGGCGGTACGGCGGCTGCGCGCGGCGGGCTCGGAGGTCGTCGTCGGCACCTGCCCGGACCTCGGCACGATCGAGCCGGTCTACCAGCCGCTGCGCTGGCTGGCCCGGCGGGCCTCGCGGCAGCTGGCGGCGGCGCAGACGATCGTGGTCGTGGAGCACGGCGGGCGGACGGTGTCGCTGGGCGACCTGCTGGGGCCGGAGTTCGCGGCCAACCCGCGCGAGATGTTCGGGGTGGACAACTTCCACCCGTCGGCGGAGGGCTACGCGACGGCGGCCATGGCGGTCCTGCCGACCGTCTGCGCGGCGCTCGGCATCTGGCCGGAGCCGGAGCGGATCGAGCCGGCCCGGCGCGAGAACCTGCTGCCGGTGGCGCAGGCGGCGGCCGAGGCGGCGAGCGAGGCGGGCACGGAGGTGGCCGGTACGGAGGTGGCGACCGCCCGCGCGCCCTGGGCACTCCTCAAGCACCGCAGGCGCCGCCGGCTGCCCCTGCCGAACGGCATCGGGAACGGCCACGGCAAGGGGAACGGGAACGGGAACGGTTCCGGCCACGGGAATGAAAAGGGGCGCGGGAGCGGTAAGAGGAAAGGAGCCGGGAACGGGAACACGGCCAAGCGTTCGCCCGGCTCCGAGGGCTCCGACGGCCCCGGGAAACCGGGCGCGGCCGGGGGCTCGTCCGGGGAACGGGAGGAGCCCCTCTCCCAGGACACCTGA